In one window of Methanoregula sp. DNA:
- a CDS encoding AbrB/MazE/SpoVT family DNA-binding domain-containing protein yields the protein MDVAITKMSSKGQIVIPASMRADLPEGEKILIIKDGERIILKPLTDLEPALRDDILFAEKTELAFEEYKKGTFIRKKEGEFVDELDSW from the coding sequence ATGGATGTTGCAATCACTAAAATGAGTTCCAAGGGACAGATCGTTATCCCCGCATCGATGCGAGCCGATCTTCCCGAAGGCGAGAAGATCCTGATAATCAAGGACGGGGAACGGATCATTCTCAAACCGCTCACCGATCTTGAACCGGCATTGCGGGATGACATTCTGTTCGCGGAAAAAACCGAACTGGCATTCGAGGAATACAAGAAAGGGACATTTATCCGGAAGAAAGAGGGTGAGTTCGTCGATGAGTTAGACTCATGGTAA
- a CDS encoding type II toxin-antitoxin system RelE/ParE family toxin, which produces MVTVSYHPHFEKTIRKINDARLKEHVKQQIRKIIGNPSIGKPMGYCRKQTREVYIPPFRLSYWYDKRQDTLVFLALYHKDEQ; this is translated from the coding sequence ATGGTAACCGTTTCGTACCACCCGCATTTTGAGAAAACAATCCGGAAGATCAACGATGCCCGGCTTAAAGAACACGTGAAGCAACAGATCCGGAAGATCATTGGGAATCCATCGATTGGAAAACCGATGGGGTATTGCCGGAAACAGACCCGGGAAGTGTATATCCCACCATTCCGGTTATCGTACTGGTATGATAAGCGCCAGGATACCCTCGTTTTCCTCGCTCTCTATCATAAAGATGAACAATAA